The following proteins are co-located in the Sporosarcina pasteurii genome:
- a CDS encoding acyl-CoA thioesterase, whose amino-acid sequence MLKTRKMSESRTVQTKLVLPPDTNHLEMIFGGNVLAYIDEIAAITAMKHSNRAVVTASIDKVDFVSSAKVGDVLELEAVISSTGRTSMEVYVTVHSINPLKESVRKLTTESFLTMVAMDEDNQPVPVPAVQPETKEEKALFEMGPARLAHRKERLKTKH is encoded by the coding sequence ATGTTGAAAACACGAAAAATGAGCGAATCACGTACAGTTCAAACGAAACTAGTATTGCCGCCGGATACAAATCATTTAGAGATGATTTTTGGTGGAAATGTACTCGCATACATCGATGAAATTGCGGCAATTACAGCAATGAAACATTCTAATCGTGCAGTTGTAACGGCTTCGATTGATAAAGTGGATTTTGTTTCGTCTGCAAAAGTAGGCGATGTTTTGGAATTAGAGGCAGTCATTAGTTCAACTGGACGAACTTCGATGGAAGTATACGTGACCGTTCATTCGATTAATCCGCTTAAAGAAAGCGTTAGAAAATTAACGACGGAATCTTTTTTAACGATGGTGGCGATGGATGAAGATAATCAACCAGTTCCTGTTCCAGCAGTTCAACCTGAAACTAAAGAAGAAAAAGCTTTATTTGAAATGGGTCCAGCACGTTTGGCGCATCGAAAAGAACGTCTTAAAACGAAGCATTGA
- a CDS encoding ABC transporter ATP-binding protein produces the protein MVEKPVVELRGLSKTIGKKKIIDNLNLSLYPGQITGFLGPNGAGKTTTIRMMVGLMKPTHGDVYIDGVALSENFEEGLSKVGVIVENPEMYKYMSGYKNLVHFARMHPNVTKARIDEVVQQVGLQNRIHEKVASYSLGMRQRLGLAQALLHRPKFLILDEPTNGLDPAGIREFRMYLRSIAEKEGVSVFVSSHMLSEIELMCDRIAVIQNGKLLNVEEMSDARESHYYIEASPLEKVEQILMAEGRLMESFKDGLLLQIEKEEVPILVGQLAAENIQLYAVQPHVKTLEDQFLELTGGGQIAEAHTK, from the coding sequence ATGGTAGAAAAACCAGTAGTAGAACTACGCGGTTTATCGAAAACAATTGGGAAGAAGAAAATTATTGATAACTTAAATTTGTCTTTGTATCCTGGACAAATTACGGGGTTTTTAGGGCCGAATGGGGCGGGGAAAACGACGACGATTCGAATGATGGTTGGGTTAATGAAGCCGACACATGGAGATGTGTACATAGACGGCGTTGCACTTAGCGAAAATTTTGAAGAAGGCCTTTCAAAAGTAGGGGTTATCGTTGAAAATCCTGAGATGTATAAGTATATGTCAGGGTATAAAAATTTGGTGCACTTTGCGAGAATGCATCCGAATGTGACGAAAGCGCGTATTGACGAAGTTGTTCAACAAGTCGGCTTGCAAAACCGGATTCATGAAAAAGTGGCTTCTTATTCGCTTGGGATGCGGCAAAGACTTGGCCTTGCACAAGCGCTGCTTCATCGACCAAAGTTTTTGATATTAGATGAACCGACAAATGGTCTGGATCCGGCAGGAATTCGTGAATTTCGGATGTACTTAAGAAGTATTGCGGAAAAAGAAGGCGTTTCAGTATTTGTATCGAGCCATATGCTTTCAGAAATTGAATTAATGTGTGACCGGATTGCGGTCATTCAAAACGGTAAACTGTTAAACGTTGAGGAGATGTCTGATGCAAGAGAATCACATTATTATATAGAAGCGTCTCCGTTAGAAAAAGTTGAGCAGATTTTGATGGCAGAAGGAAGATTAATGGAGTCATTTAAAGATGGACTGCTTCTTCAAATTGAAAAAGAAGAGGTTCCTATTCTTGTAGGTCAGTTGGCAGCTGAAAATATTCAACTCTATGCGGTCCAACCACATGTGAAAACGCTAGAAGATCAGTTCTTAGAATTGACAGGAGGTGGCCAAATTGCTGAAGCTCATACAAAATGA
- a CDS encoding VOC family protein, whose translation MSTFLTGIDHIQIASPPDSEDTARKFYGELLSMEEISKPPNLQGRGGCWFICGSQEVHIGIQKDFVAAKKAHPGFTVHALEELKLRLAEAGYAIHEEAPIDGRSRFFTNDPFGNRIEFLEFE comes from the coding sequence ATGAGCACATTTCTTACAGGTATCGACCATATTCAAATCGCTAGCCCACCAGATTCCGAGGATACAGCTAGAAAGTTTTACGGAGAATTACTCAGCATGGAAGAAATCTCAAAGCCCCCAAATTTGCAAGGCCGCGGAGGTTGTTGGTTCATTTGCGGTTCTCAAGAAGTACACATCGGCATTCAAAAAGATTTCGTCGCAGCCAAAAAAGCGCATCCCGGCTTTACCGTTCATGCGCTTGAGGAACTAAAACTACGATTGGCAGAAGCAGGCTATGCAATTCATGAAGAAGCCCCAATTGATGGACGTTCTCGCTTTTTCACAAACGACCCATTCGGCAATCGGATTGAGTTTTTAGAGTTTGAATAA
- a CDS encoding ABC transporter ATP-binding protein codes for MEQSVLLSVQNLKRYFDVGRGVQLKAVDGISFDIYKGETFGLVGESGCGKSTAGRTILGLYEKTDGNVLYEDKNIHELNEKDRQTFLRKMQMIFQDPYASLNPRLTVLEIISEPMIVHKVLNSKKEIEERVIELLEDVGLNRDHANRYPHEFSGGQRQRIGIARALALDPDFIIADEPISALDVSVQAQVVKLLQRLQREKGLTYLFIAHDLSMVKYISDRIAVMYLGHIVELTTSEALYEQPLHPYTEALLSAIPIPDPDVEETRERILLEGELPSPTNPPSGCVFRTRCAYAMPVCAMVKPRWIEKTKGHSVACHLYDEETMQKENRAPVKKQLFL; via the coding sequence ATGGAACAATCGGTGTTGCTTTCTGTGCAAAATTTAAAACGTTACTTTGATGTCGGCCGAGGTGTTCAATTAAAAGCGGTTGACGGGATTTCTTTCGATATTTATAAAGGGGAGACATTCGGTCTTGTGGGTGAATCAGGATGTGGAAAATCGACGGCAGGAAGAACCATCTTAGGCTTATATGAAAAAACAGACGGCAACGTTTTATATGAAGATAAAAACATCCATGAGTTGAATGAAAAAGACCGTCAAACGTTTTTACGAAAGATGCAGATGATTTTTCAAGATCCATATGCGTCGTTAAATCCCCGCCTAACAGTTCTGGAGATTATTTCGGAACCTATGATTGTTCATAAGGTGCTGAATTCTAAAAAAGAAATAGAAGAGCGCGTTATTGAGTTGTTGGAAGATGTCGGATTGAACCGAGACCATGCGAATCGCTATCCACATGAGTTTTCGGGCGGCCAGCGCCAACGAATTGGCATTGCCCGTGCGCTGGCGCTAGACCCGGATTTTATTATTGCAGATGAACCGATTTCAGCATTAGATGTATCCGTTCAAGCACAAGTGGTGAAGTTATTGCAACGTTTGCAGCGGGAAAAAGGATTAACCTATCTATTTATCGCGCATGATTTGTCGATGGTCAAGTATATTTCAGATCGTATTGCTGTTATGTATCTCGGGCATATTGTCGAATTAACGACGAGTGAAGCGTTGTATGAGCAACCTTTACATCCTTATACGGAAGCTTTACTCTCCGCAATTCCCATTCCAGACCCTGACGTTGAAGAAACGCGTGAGCGAATTTTGTTAGAAGGCGAATTGCCGAGTCCAACCAATCCGCCGTCTGGTTGTGTATTTAGAACGAGATGTGCTTATGCAATGCCTGTTTGTGCGATGGTAAAACCTAGATGGATTGAAAAAACGAAAGGTCACTCGGTCGCTTGTCATTTATATGATGAGGAAACGATGCAAAAAGAAAATAGAGCACCGGTTAAAAAGCAGTTATTCTTGTAG
- a CDS encoding LD-carboxypeptidase, which yields MRVRPKRLQKGDTIGIVSPSSPPGREELVKSLLFLEELGLKWKFGKHAKNINGYLAGTDEERLEDLETLFQDPEVNGIICSSGGYGAGRIVDQIDLQIMKEHPKVFWGFSDITFLHTAMGLYSNLVTFHGPMLGPNIGKDTFEDLSKKMFQQLFEPMELHYTEDISPLETITSGVARGELIGGNLSLLVRTIGTKFEVDTAGKLLLIEDIGEEPARVDGLLNHLRMAGKLKEVAGVVVGDFARTETEKKWTLTLDEVLDHYLKPLQVPVVKGFKIGHCEPHFAVPLGVEAKLDANEKTLTILPGVE from the coding sequence ATGAGAGTTCGTCCGAAACGTTTACAAAAAGGAGATACAATTGGCATCGTGTCGCCTTCGAGTCCACCAGGAAGAGAAGAACTAGTGAAGTCATTGCTGTTTCTTGAAGAGTTGGGGCTAAAGTGGAAGTTTGGAAAGCATGCTAAAAACATTAATGGTTATTTGGCGGGAACTGACGAAGAGCGTCTTGAAGATTTAGAGACGTTGTTTCAAGATCCTGAAGTGAATGGCATTATTTGTTCAAGTGGCGGGTACGGGGCGGGTCGAATTGTGGATCAAATTGACTTGCAAATTATGAAAGAACACCCAAAAGTGTTTTGGGGATTTAGCGATATTACATTTCTCCATACAGCGATGGGCTTGTATTCAAACTTAGTGACATTCCACGGGCCAATGCTTGGGCCAAATATCGGGAAAGATACATTTGAAGACCTATCGAAAAAAATGTTCCAACAATTATTTGAACCGATGGAATTGCATTATACAGAGGATATTTCTCCGTTAGAAACGATCACTTCAGGCGTTGCGCGTGGAGAGTTAATCGGCGGAAACTTATCTTTACTTGTTCGTACGATTGGGACGAAATTTGAAGTGGATACGGCTGGGAAACTCTTGTTGATCGAAGATATTGGGGAAGAACCTGCACGTGTTGATGGCTTATTGAATCATTTACGTATGGCAGGCAAGTTGAAGGAAGTTGCGGGTGTTGTCGTAGGTGATTTTGCAAGGACTGAAACGGAGAAAAAGTGGACACTGACGTTAGATGAAGTGCTTGACCATTATTTAAAGCCGCTTCAAGTACCTGTGGTAAAAGGTTTCAAAATAGGTCATTGTGAACCACATTTTGCCGTTCCGCTTGGCGTAGAAGCGAAGTTAGATGCGAATGAAAAAACATTGACGATATTACCTGGGGTTGAATAA